Part of the Citrus sinensis cultivar Valencia sweet orange chromosome 2, DVS_A1.0, whole genome shotgun sequence genome, attagaatctatatttttagtttcttttagttttgtccatataaaatttacattttaacaTCCTACTtgagaaattatatataaaattgaagagGTCCATGTAGTCCGCTTTAATGATTTAGAAAATGCTTCGTGatgttttcaattgaaaaagcaATTTTATTTCCGTGTGTTAATATTGTGCCCCATTGCCAAGTTGGTAGCCAATAACTTTAGGGTACGTTTggtatattgtattataatatgtTGTATTACATTAGtactgtattataataatattatataatatttggtGTTACAttgtactgtattaattttttataattaatttaaattatatattatattatattaatatattatattatattcatatatttagtattaatatattatattattaattatattattattaattttaaattaatattcttcaaatttattcatatttaaatatttattattaattatgttaaattataaatttactaacaaattataatgtaaaaataaaaatataatataatattattaaataataaataatttatttattaatttatatcaataagtataaggtaaaaataaaatattaatattaatattacatattattatattaaattcaaaagttatatttataataataataataataataataattaaaaaaaaagaagagccAAACTAATACGGCAGTTGCTGCATTAGCTTGGGCCCATTAATGCAATGTTGTTGTAGCTTTTCATATGCCAAACATGGACCTGTATAAATTTAATGCAATGAGAAATTTTAATACCTCAACCAAACATGCCCTTAAGATATTGTATTGTTTAATAAGaatataagattaaaattttatcttgcAAAATTATGTACAAATCACAGCGTGTTGATTTGAATAAACCTTATTATATATAGAGACTAGAGAGCGGTACATATGGTTCTGTATTAAAGATACAGTACACATGAATTTCTTCAATTCTATTCAGATCGAGATTCACACATGGGAGAGAAAGCATAATCactatacatacatacatacatacatataggCAAATCTTTAAAGTCTCTGAACACAAAGTAAACAGGCATGACGCATATTAAAAGTTCCATATCTGCGCGTAAACCATCACCATGCAAGTGGAGCAAAACACTGGGCCATTGAGTTCATATATCTAGAACAAGAAGGCCTCAATTGttcaatatattttacttctgttgaaaaaaacaaaaaaagataaaataaagcGTGGGGTGAGAGAGGCTCGAACTCTCGACCTCAGGATAACTCAGAAGCTATGAGACCTACGCGCTAGCCAACTGCGCCACCACCCCTGGATGTGGCAATTGCTgtttactttattaatatCACAGATTGGTATGATAAACTCCATTAAATCAAATGCGAGAAAAGCTTCTGTAGATCTCACCGTAGTGAGATTTTGCCACTCTCTACAACTATGGGTTTTAAAGAGGGGTGCCCACTTTAAGATCCGCCAAGTTTAGGGTGCATTTAGAATTGAAATTAGGTAGCtattaaagtatttggtaaacactagttGTTGTACTTTAGaagttatgttgatatgattttttacttgtatgatgaaaaacctattatatctttaataattttatcaaaattattatttaaattttatatttactacatattattaatttttatttcataattatcattttttcccATAGCAGttgtaaattaaaacttaCAGCATGCTACAGTACCTTAATCCCAAATAAGaccttaatattaaaaatattagtgaGATTCATTGTTCTACCATGTGGATTATTCCACCACCGTAGCATATTGAAGTGGTGAAACAAATTCTATTCAAGTATTTCTCACCAAATGTTTGTGGGTTTAGGCTCTCCCGGtgatgttaaataaaaatagcacAATTTTGGTCATTAAATAGGAGACATGCAGTGTGTATATGTGTTAAAATAATGACTATGcaaatctataaattaatatttagcaAGACAAGCTGaaatttattccttttttaatatgttttaatCCTGAAGTTAAGTTGCAgcaaataatcaaaagaatTGGAGCCAGAACTTGGAGTCCGttgattcaataaattaacagCAAAAAATGCACCTACAAAGAGATAAAATGACTAGCTAGCATTGCTGCTTAATTACTCTCTAGCCATTCGCATTTAATTCATGAGTAGTCCCTCGTTgaaattttagttatcaacTTATTGTTTAATCAATTGCAAGAAAAATCTCCGTAATTTGGTACTGCATACATGCAGTTAGCATGTCAATTTGAGCATGATTGGTCCTGtaatttcattcttattcATAATTCACGATATTGAGATCACAATTTTCAAtggttttatatatatatatatatgaacacCCAAATCAATAAGACCAAGCGTATTAGGACATAAATATAACacttattatcatcatcaccatAAACCTTCGTGCCTGGGGGCGCCAATTAAAAGAAGCTCATGTGACTCCTGATTCCATGGACGAGCAGATAGAAAGCAAAGAAAGCCTCAGGAAGTAGACAAGAATTTGATAGAAAGTTGAGCCAATGAATTTGAGAGAGAGATGTCAAGCAGAAATAGACAAAAGAAACGGATGAAAAAGATGGGCTTTTAACATTGATATTTCAGATTATAAGGAGACAGCTAAAAAGAGGATCCCTTCAGGCCTCAGCCTTACATAATCACAAGAGATAGCTTAGCATCCAATACTAGTTAGTACACCATAACAAACAAAGTTATATATTATGGGATATATATAAGAGTGATCTAAGGAGCTATCTAATCCATATATGCACGCAAGTACTGtacaaatccaaaatgattgCCCCACCTTTCTCGCCTTTATGTGTTTCGGGCGCATGCATGCCTTTCCTGTGAAATAAGATTGACTAACAAAAAAGTTTTATCAATCCGTCTAGTcttgtctatatatatataacgcATACACATTATACATACATGCAGCAAGTACGGTGCTTTTAGTTTTATCCCTGGCTTCTTCTAGCTAAGCCTAGAGGGGATGATCCAATCCTCACTGTTTAAGTCTTGATTCTAATAACTGAACCTGCAGTGACAATTTAATTGCAGGTGCTAATTCAAAATCTTATTAGAATAAGAGAAAGGTAAAAGATTTTCACCTACAGTACGTAGATGGATTTGTCGCAAGCAGATGGGTGGCTTTTGTAAAAGGGCATCATATATATGGTGGCCCCCAGAAGAGGAAAGAAcgataaagaataaaacagAAGTGAGTGTCAGAGCATGTGACATCTACGGCCACTTACAGGAAGAGCAGCAACTAGGCAGCAGTCAGCAGTGTTAATCTGGCTCATATTGCCCATTGGGAGACAAATTGAAACCAAACGAGAGGCCCGTGATCGAATTCTGTCTTCAATGCCTCATCTCTACATGCTTTTgttttacattattatatatatatcttgaCTGCTGACTCAGTCTCTGATTCTCAATCACAATGAAACCACGCTAATATTCATATATACTGACTTAATTCCCACATCCCCTCCATGCGAAATTTTGAACATCATATGTGACAATTTTGACAGCCTTTTTATTTGTCCCCGTCGCTCTTGTCTGTTTTCATCATCCATACGTACAATCTACCGTGACAATACACGCACACATATATAGggactacttttttttttttttttttttttttttaaggcatCAAAATCTCCACCCTTTATTGTTGTATTTGCTGCTCAGCTCATcattctaaatatatatattaatacaattaaatatctctctaataaattaataagagtaatgataaGGATTCCAACAACCGAGTTTCAACTTAAATCTTATAATGATATAGCATTTATTTagtagataataaaatatttattttattaattatgaaattcattatttaatagataaaaaacatataatatttaGTTATGAAATTCATTTAGTAGACTATTAAAATCCCAAtaactattaataaattaattaattaagcgtCCCAATTCCCATACAGATACGGTATGTTCTTTAGTTATTCAGGACACTATTATTTTGCCTTAGCAAATGGCATGGCTTTTTGCCctgtattaataatattaaagacCATCACTATCCTGCTATATGTACTACATAGTGGGCTCTAACTAAAGCATTCATTATTGCATGCCTTCTCTTTTCAGTTCTCCTTTTCtatcatctttttcttttcaaattgcATAATCTGTTTTGGTTTCTTgtactcctttttttttggggggggggggggttttaaatgctttataatataacccgTACTTTAGGGGGCTTCCTATTGGAAtgtgttataaataaaaataaaataaatatcctTCTGGTTTCCAAATCCATTTAGGACAAACGGATACACACCCTAGATTTGGCAAATCCAAGATCCCAAGACAATACATGCATCCACTAAATGCTCCCTCATTTCGCATGCTATATATAAAAGGCATACCACCAGCACCCAATGGTATCAAATCCTAATAATTAACACTTGAAGcataagagagagagagagagagatcaaAGAGAGAAATGGTGTCCAGACTTCAGAGGAGAAGAGCTTTGCACAGAAAGCTTCACATTCTGCGAACTCTTACCAACTCCAAATCTGTAATATATATTCACAAActcaagtaaattaattattttgcttcAAGCCATTTCATTTTCGCATGTCTGACCTCTTGttgttttgttaaattaagGTGAAGAAAAGCTCCATCATCATGGATAGCCTGCTCTACGTTTGCAAGTTAAAACTCAAGTTGGAAGCAATCAAAAGAGAGTATTCAAACCTCATGGCTATCAAGAAAGCATACTTAGACCTAATGAAACACAATCGCGTGCCCAAGGTTTTTCTCATcattcttctctctctctttccatGTTGCCAtttcctctttctttctttttatttttcttttttattttaaatagtttGTGAATTTTTTGTGTTTGGAATCAATTAGCAGGAGGTGAAAGTAGAGAAGATTggagaaaattttatagtaaGGGTGAGGTGCAACAAGGGTGAGAACAGACTGGTTTCAATATTAGAAGCGTTTGAAGAAATGGGTCTTATTGTTCGACAAGCTAGTGTTTCATGCAACTATTATTTTGCAATGGAAGCAATTGCTGTTCCACAAAATCCACAACAGGCTCTGGAAGCTAGAGATGTCGCTCAAGTTATTCTAAAGGCAACTGAAAAACAAGCTGTGGAGTGGCAACCTTCAAAAGCTTAGATTTCGATCaattcattttgttaattgattaattcatGACTCAAAAGTATGtagtttaatttacttttgttgAAACATGTGTCATTATTAGTTTCTTGTAACAATGTACTTTAATTTCCTCTTTTTCATTTCCGAAGCCAAGAAAATGACTGAAAATGAGATGGTGTGTTGTGTAGGAATTTGATATATGTACATAATTTTACTATTGCGAGTATATCCAGCTATATAGCTTCTTTTCATTAACATACAGCAATAAAGAACTGACAAATGTCACTCTTAAAACTGGGCATAAAATTCAGGTGAAAACGATACATGTTTCTCAATTGGAAATCCTGCGTTCAATTCTATTATTTTGCATCGGTTAATCCAATAAGTAGcagaaataaatattacttaTATAGGAAAAAGGAACTGAGCCTGCTCAGTGCTCTATTGTTTGTTCCCAACATCTTGTGAGCACACAGTAActtaaattaatagtaattaagAATAGAATGAATGAATAATCTATGTAAACTTTTTCCCATTATTATTTAACCCTGGTATTCTGTTAAAGGACAAgatcaaagaaaacaaaagatagCAGTAGTCATAGCCAGCCATGGCATGCACCTGCTTCGTGACATTAACCAGGctgaatgtttttttttcctttttgtcatGCTCTGTGTACATTCAATTCCATAAAACCATGTTGATGTTATCCATTTTGTTTTGTGcacaaaaagtgaaaaaaaaatgaagaagatttttttttttccttcagtTATGGGTTGGATATAATATTTCAAACGTTTGGTAATGTTTCTGGTGAAAATTGGAAGAAGTCTTaccatatatatacatatatagctCGACAAGTTTGACTGAATCCAAGCTAAAAgttaatagataaataaataaaatgcaataacTCGTGCTCCTCATTACCCAAAAAGCACTAAGATCCAAACGATGAAATAAAAGCCATCCATAATCGATTCGGTGataattatgaacaaaatcTGATGACAACTTACATTACACAAATGCTGCAGCATCTTGCAAGTACCAACAAAGTActaaattacaatttgaagtaggttaattaaatgacaagtGGATTTGGATATAATAATCAAAAGGATCCTACGTCCTTCAATTACAATTGAAAGTCTACATTAGACGTCATGATCACCTTGACCGCCCATTATTAGTTTAACCGCAGATGTTATCCATTAGATTCATTCTCGGATAAGGATATGATGGATATTAATTATGGCCTTACGAGGATCACTACGCACCAACTACGGTCATATTAAACTTTTACCAAGCCCAAAGAATATTCTCATATACTCTCGTACATTGCATTACCACTACAAAATTCTTGCGGTGCGGCtaa contains:
- the LOC102628187 gene encoding uncharacterized protein LOC102628187 isoform X1; amino-acid sequence: MVSRLQRRRALHRKLHILRTLTNSKSVKKSSIIMDSLLYVCKLKLKLEAIKREYSNLMAIKKAYLDLMKHNRVPKQEVKVEKIGENFIVRVRCNKGENRLVSILEAFEEMGLIVRQASVSCNYYFAMEAIAVPQNPQQALEARDVAQVILKATEKQAVEWQPSKA
- the LOC102628187 gene encoding uncharacterized protein LOC102628187 isoform X2, with translation MVSRLQRRRALHRKLHILRTLTNSKSVKKSSIIMDSLLYVCKLKLKLEAIKREYSNLMAIKKAYLDLMKHNRVPKEVKVEKIGENFIVRVRCNKGENRLVSILEAFEEMGLIVRQASVSCNYYFAMEAIAVPQNPQQALEARDVAQVILKATEKQAVEWQPSKA